From the Nitrobacter hamburgensis X14 genome, one window contains:
- a CDS encoding MBL fold metallo-hydrolase, giving the protein MNYPIDIAVKPEVTPFFDPTTNTISYVVKDPFSSSCAVIDSVMDIDYAAGRISYKSADRIIAYIRRKGLRVDWIIETHAHADHLSAAPYIQQQLGGKLGIGEHIVIVQGTFGKIFNEGTEFKRDGSQFDRLFKDGDTYSIGNITAFVMHTPGHTPACTTHVVGDAAFTGDTLFMPDGGTARADFPGGDARTLYRSVRQLLETLPPETRLFLCHDYGPNGREIRWETTVREERMHNIHVRDGVSEDTFVQMREARDKTLSMPRLIVPSLQVNTRAGHLPEPDESGKTFLKVPVNAL; this is encoded by the coding sequence ATGAACTATCCGATCGATATTGCGGTTAAGCCCGAGGTTACTCCGTTCTTTGACCCGACGACCAACACCATCAGCTATGTTGTCAAAGATCCGTTCTCGTCGTCCTGCGCGGTTATCGATTCTGTCATGGACATCGACTACGCGGCTGGCCGTATCAGCTACAAATCGGCAGATCGGATTATCGCCTATATCCGTCGTAAAGGGTTACGGGTCGATTGGATCATCGAAACCCACGCACACGCCGATCATCTTTCGGCCGCGCCGTACATCCAGCAACAGCTGGGCGGCAAACTCGGAATCGGTGAACACATTGTGATCGTGCAGGGGACCTTCGGAAAAATCTTCAACGAAGGCACGGAGTTCAAGCGCGACGGCAGTCAATTCGATCGACTGTTCAAGGATGGCGATACCTATTCGATCGGCAATATCACTGCGTTTGTCATGCACACTCCGGGGCATACGCCGGCTTGCACGACCCACGTCGTCGGAGACGCGGCCTTCACCGGCGACACATTGTTCATGCCTGACGGCGGTACCGCGCGGGCGGATTTTCCAGGCGGCGACGCCCGCACACTCTATCGCTCCGTTCGGCAACTCCTTGAGACACTGCCGCCAGAAACCCGGTTGTTTCTATGCCACGACTACGGACCTAACGGTCGCGAAATTCGATGGGAAACGACTGTCCGCGAAGAGCGTATGCACAACATCCATGTTCGCGATGGTGTGAGCGAAGATACCTTTGTGCAAATGCGCGAAGCCCGCGACAAGACCCTTTCGATGCCGCGGCTCATCGTGCCGTCGCTTCAGGTCAACACACGCGCCGGACACCTGCCCGAACCGGACGAAAGCGGAAAGACCTTTCTGAAAGTGCCGGTCAACGCACTCTAA
- a CDS encoding bifunctional protein tyrosine phosphatase family protein/NAD(P)/FAD-dependent oxidoreductase, which yields MDVKKLSDELSVSAQIMPHDMAALKQAGFRSIICNRPDGEAADQPTARELEAAASARELEFVYLPVVSGKMSDSDAVKFGQILKNLPKPALAFCRTGTRSTSLWCLANASTQPLPALLGAAKAAGYDMSGIVRRIANGGKTPVHLADASYDAVIVGGGAAGIACASSLLARAPNLNIAIIDPADIHYYQPGWTMVGAGVFDAASTVHTMASVVPSGVTWIKAAVTAFEPTENAVILEGCRVVKYSRLVVCPGLKLDWSKVDGLTETLGRNGVTSNYRFDLAPYTWELVRSLKSGKAVFTQPPMPIKCAGAPQKAMYLSADHWYRRGHLRNIDVGFYNAGSVLFGVADYVPALMEYVKKYDAKLNFQHNLVAIDGPERKAYFTKTSPDRPAETVEVQFDMIHVTPPQCAPDFIRVSALADVSGWVDVDQGSLRHKTYDNIWSLGDVCSAPNAKTAAAARKQAPIVAENICVDLRLRAKQAVYDGYGSCPLTVERGKIVLAEFGYGGKLLPSFPAFILNGKKPTRAAWWLKQRVLPPIYWHAMLKGKEWMAAPDVR from the coding sequence ATGGATGTGAAGAAATTATCCGATGAGCTGAGCGTATCGGCACAGATTATGCCGCACGATATGGCCGCGCTGAAGCAGGCCGGTTTCCGTTCGATCATCTGCAATCGACCAGACGGCGAGGCCGCCGATCAACCAACGGCTCGGGAATTGGAAGCGGCAGCGTCCGCCCGTGAGCTTGAGTTCGTCTATCTGCCGGTTGTTTCCGGCAAGATGTCCGATAGCGACGCCGTGAAATTTGGGCAGATATTGAAGAACCTGCCGAAACCGGCCTTGGCATTCTGCCGTACCGGAACACGGTCCACGTCACTTTGGTGTTTGGCGAATGCATCTACGCAACCCCTTCCGGCACTTCTCGGAGCGGCCAAAGCAGCCGGCTACGATATGTCTGGCATCGTGCGGAGGATTGCCAATGGCGGCAAGACCCCGGTGCACCTGGCAGACGCAAGCTATGACGCCGTCATTGTCGGCGGCGGCGCCGCTGGCATCGCCTGCGCGTCGAGCCTCCTGGCGCGCGCGCCCAACCTCAACATCGCCATCATCGATCCTGCCGATATTCACTATTACCAACCCGGATGGACCATGGTCGGAGCCGGTGTCTTCGACGCAGCGTCCACCGTCCATACGATGGCGTCGGTCGTGCCCTCGGGCGTGACCTGGATCAAGGCTGCCGTCACCGCGTTCGAGCCGACCGAGAACGCTGTCATTCTGGAAGGATGTCGCGTCGTCAAGTATAGCCGCCTCGTCGTCTGTCCCGGTCTGAAGCTCGATTGGTCGAAGGTTGATGGGTTAACCGAAACGCTCGGTCGCAACGGCGTGACCTCCAACTATCGCTTCGACCTTGCGCCCTATACCTGGGAACTTGTCCGTTCACTGAAATCCGGAAAGGCTGTCTTCACGCAGCCGCCGATGCCGATCAAGTGCGCGGGCGCGCCGCAGAAGGCGATGTATCTGTCGGCGGATCATTGGTATCGCCGTGGCCACCTCCGCAACATCGATGTCGGATTCTATAACGCCGGTAGCGTGCTATTCGGCGTCGCCGATTACGTGCCTGCCTTGATGGAATACGTAAAGAAGTATGATGCGAAGCTGAATTTCCAACACAATCTCGTCGCCATCGACGGGCCGGAAAGGAAGGCCTACTTCACCAAAACCTCTCCTGATCGTCCGGCGGAGACCGTCGAAGTGCAATTCGACATGATCCACGTGACGCCGCCGCAGTGCGCGCCGGACTTCATCCGTGTCAGCGCGCTGGCGGACGTATCCGGATGGGTCGACGTGGACCAGGGAAGCCTGCGGCACAAGACATACGACAACATCTGGTCTCTGGGCGATGTATGCTCGGCCCCGAATGCCAAGACTGCCGCGGCGGCCCGCAAGCAGGCGCCGATCGTTGCCGAGAATATATGCGTCGATTTGCGTCTCCGAGCGAAACAGGCGGTGTATGATGGTTATGGATCGTGTCCGTTAACCGTCGAGCGCGGCAAGATTGTTCTGGCCGAGTTTGGATATGGCGGAAAGCTTCTGCCGAGCTTCCCTGCCTTCATCCTGAACGGTAAGAAGCCGACCCGAGCGGCCTGGTGGCTGAAGCAGAGAGTCCTGCCGCCGATCTATTGGCATGCGATGCTCAAGGGCAAAGAGTGGATGGCCGCTCCAGACGTGCGCTGA
- a CDS encoding sulfite exporter TauE/SafE family protein, protein MVHDALAVGSGTLVGFVLGLIGGGGSILAVPLLVYVVGVQSTHVAIGTSAVAVALSALSSLVAHARAGNVRWPCALVFAACGIVGAGLGSTIGKSFDGQQLLFLFGLLMIVIALSMLRGPRGEIKGFVPLTRENAAAVAPRLAVFGGGAGLLAGFFGIGGGFLVVPGLVAGARMPLLGAIGSSLVSVFAFGLTTAANYALSGLIDWQLVVLFVLGGIAGSLFGGRIAARLASQKRTLSIVFAVIVASVGVYVVVRGLVG, encoded by the coding sequence ATGGTTCATGACGCACTCGCGGTCGGATCCGGGACACTGGTGGGGTTCGTTCTCGGACTGATCGGTGGAGGAGGTTCTATCCTCGCCGTCCCGCTTCTCGTCTATGTGGTAGGCGTACAATCAACACACGTGGCCATCGGGACTAGCGCGGTGGCCGTCGCACTGAGCGCGCTATCGAGCCTGGTCGCTCATGCCCGCGCCGGCAATGTGCGTTGGCCTTGCGCGCTCGTGTTCGCGGCCTGCGGCATCGTCGGCGCCGGTCTGGGTTCGACGATAGGCAAGTCGTTCGATGGCCAACAGCTGCTCTTCCTGTTCGGATTGCTAATGATCGTCATCGCACTCTCGATGCTTAGAGGACCGAGAGGCGAGATCAAGGGATTCGTACCCTTGACGAGGGAAAATGCGGCAGCGGTAGCACCGCGTTTGGCGGTTTTCGGAGGCGGGGCAGGTCTGCTAGCAGGATTCTTCGGTATCGGCGGCGGTTTCCTCGTCGTGCCGGGCCTCGTTGCCGGAGCTAGAATGCCCTTGTTGGGTGCAATCGGATCGTCGTTGGTGTCGGTCTTCGCCTTCGGACTTACGACGGCCGCGAACTACGCCCTTTCCGGATTAATCGACTGGCAGTTGGTCGTCCTGTTTGTACTGGGCGGCATCGCCGGCAGTCTTTTCGGCGGCCGGATTGCCGCGCGGCTGGCAAGCCAAAAGAGAACCCTGTCTATTGTGTTCGCCGTGATAGTCGCGAGCGTTGGTGTCTACGTCGTGGTCCGCGGACTCGTCGGCTGA